DNA from Rosa rugosa chromosome 6, drRosRugo1.1, whole genome shotgun sequence:
aaaagaaaacaaagatgaaAGTTGCTCAGAAGTCTTCACCTTACTCTCAGAGTCTCACTGCTCCTCTGTGTCTTCTGCAAACAAAAGTTCCATACCTGCACTCAGAAATGCTTGCACTTTTAGAGAGTTTGTGCCTTCAGTGAAAAAGGTAATCCCTCGAGATGGCAATGAATCTTATGTCACTATTGAACTTAAAGGAAATGAGAATTTGAAGAAAACTGATGCCAAAAAGATTGTTCAAGATAATGCCACAAGTGAAGCCTCAAAGTTGGAGAACACTAATGCTTTTAAGTTGGTTCAAGGTGAGAAAGCAGATGATTTGAATTGTTCATTGCCAACAGATGGGATGCGAAGTACTCCGGCCTGCCCGAGGAACGTTCCTATACACATACTGGATGGGAGCGTAGGAGAATGTAATCAAACTACAACCCCAGATTTGTCATTTTCATTCCAGGATTCTGTATTTCATCCTATGGGAAAGATTCGTGTACAGCCTAACCTGTTTACAAATCCAGCTGCATCTACTACTACTACTGAACATGAAAGTAATGTATCAAGATCTTGTATTGACCAATCATTTCCACCTATTCCACCTCCATTTACCCCATTCCACCACAATCAAGAGGACTACCACTCATCTCTTTCCTCCACATTTTCAAGTCTTATTGTGTCTTCTCTGCTACAAAACCCTGCAGCCCATGCTGCGGCTAGCTTTGCAGCCACATTCTGGCCTTACACAAATGCGGAGAACAAGGAAGGTTCTCCTGCATGCTCTGCCGGAGGTTTTCCATCTAGCCAAATGAACTCCCCTCCAAATATGGCAGCAATTGCTGCTGCCACTGTAGCTGCAGCAACTGCATGGTGGGCTGCCCATGGACTGCTCCCCTTGTGCGCTCCTCTTCAAACTAGCTTTAGCTGTCCTGTGCCCGTGCCCGTGCCCGTGCCCATGACTGGAGTTTCATCAATGGACAATGATCAAGCTCCTGCAGCCGAGACAGAGAAAGGACAGGATTCTCTTCAAGTTCCTTGCTTGCAGGATCAACTGCAGGACCCAGAACAGTCAGAAGCTGTGCAAGCACAACATTCACCTCCAAAATCACCAACCACAACCTCATCAGACTCTGAAAATGGAGGTGCAAAGCCTGATATTGGATCAAAAGCTGATGATAATGAGAAGGACCTAGCAACAACTGAAGTTCAAGATTCGAACAAAGCAAAGAGCAAAAAACAGGTTTTCCTTTAATATTGTCACAGAGTGGACTACTAGTCCTGTTTCAGTTACTTTGTACTTTCCCCTAAtttcaataaaactttttttttcttgaaaacaAAGCCAAGAGCGGAAAAAAGGTTTTCCATAAAAATTGATCAGCTAACATAACTCACTACTAGTCCTCCTTTCAATACTTTGTACTTTTCCTCTAGTTTCAATAAACCAGTATTTCTTatcttgcaaaaaaaaaaacataggtgGACCGTTCTTCGTGTGGTTCAAACACAACTTCCTGCAGCGAAGTAGAGACGGATGCATTAGAGAAGCAAGAAAAAGGTGAGGAAGAACTAAAAGAACCCGACATAAACCCAGCTTCTGAGTCTAGTTATCACCGCACTAGAAGTATAAGCAACATGAGTGATTCTTGGAAAGAGAGACACATGAATGATTCATGGAAAGAAGTCTCTGAAGAGGTATTTAAACATATTGTTTGGTGTATCTATTTGGACAACTCTGTTTATGATTTAATTGCTCTCTCATCAATTCTACTATCTTTTTTAGGGGCGAATGGCTTTTCAAGCATTATTCTCAAGAGAGGTATT
Protein-coding regions in this window:
- the LOC133714235 gene encoding protein LATE ELONGATED HYPOCOTYL-like — protein: MDNFSSGEDLIIKARKPYTITKQRERWTEEEHNRFLEALKLYGRAWQRIEEHIGTKTAVQIRSHAQKFFSKLEKEAVSKGVPVGQSIDIDIPPPRPKRKPSNPYPRKSSEAAPTWSTSHVGAGDGKLVSSASSSHCKQAVDLEKGPLDERSSGEEKPSYGKENKDESCSEVFTLLSESHCSSVSSANKSSIPALRNACTFREFVPSVKKVIPRDGNESYVTIELKGNENLKKTDAKKIVQDNATSEASKLENTNAFKLVQGEKADDLNCSLPTDGMRSTPACPRNVPIHILDGSVGECNQTTTPDLSFSFQDSVFHPMGKIRVQPNLFTNPAASTTTTEHESNVSRSCIDQSFPPIPPPFTPFHHNQEDYHSSLSSTFSSLIVSSLLQNPAAHAAASFAATFWPYTNAENKEGSPACSAGGFPSSQMNSPPNMAAIAAATVAAATAWWAAHGLLPLCAPLQTSFSCPVPVPVPVPMTGVSSMDNDQAPAAETEKGQDSLQVPCLQDQLQDPEQSEAVQAQHSPPKSPTTTSSDSENGGAKPDIGSKADDNEKDLATTEVQDSNKAKSKKQVDRSSCGSNTTSCSEVETDALEKQEKGEEELKEPDINPASESSYHRTRSISNMSDSWKERHMNDSWKEVSEEGRMAFQALFSREVLPQSFSPPPDLKDKGHKDTIEGQQNSGEKDGRSLMLDLNSKAWALCCHPDGEKIASPPGGLNDAGGLLTLGLGYGKLKARRTGFKPYKRCSVEANENRVANASSHCEEKGPKRLRLEGEAST